Proteins encoded in a region of the Zunongwangia endophytica genome:
- a CDS encoding AAA family ATPase, which yields MKILKIEFENINSLRGAQKIDFTVHPFSASSLFAITGPTGSGKSTILDVICLALFNHVPRLGKITKNEIIAKGAILTRNQKEAFAKVTYSCKAGIYASKWSISTNRNDNLRDYEMEIADLATDKLIDLKKSDVPAKNEDLIGLSYNQFIKAVLLAQGEFAQFLKVNKAERGELLEKITGTGIYRELGKKAYEKNKEAGKEILQQQQEIEIIQKSLLNEEDHAEVSKNYATQQAACEPLEKEIQRLTKFVDLKEEIKNQQSTITKISSEKTQSEARLKHFNDTNGKSLTAHEELQEHGSDLRKWKLGKDQQNEIAKEITEIERKIGQNKHDFSNLYTEVSQLLKTEISTDDFESKLDAFTAKVQQLEEERKEKLRNYSQLMEEFKLKTSDLSFNYSKKPDENIVQLQAICNAASNRIKNYEAELSNLDLCDPEALKIQLKEFTEKTRAAQKANAKIDESDKELNRIASEKTNIEKQSEALPQQIKEVETKVQFQEKDLKNLQLQQKNQLLESKLEDLRHNLENNEPCPLCGATHHPFAEHAPEKDNQLEEKIAALQRELQTNSSNLAKLQANLESFQSRLQNLQKEEQQWKSTSEEKRESFRTIFQEFEFASETVWEEKITALNQQFELIEQWEKEQKQLVIAKDAIPQQEKTREVVKAGSEIAKKLKDLYSGDDIAEKNRKYHRSFTELKEQRKSLDGQHKQLNNRIEKMASELAILEQQLNAVLQNKGYASIKQAIENLLPEKEYLQLREKREKLQQEIAKLKTSLQLLEKQFAEKKKLDIEETSAQLHEQLNEKRQKLNEINEVCKSYYRQLENQKASLQKIEEISAGITEKEQKIKRWRLLNELIGDATGRKFNEFAQDLTLTQLIALANNRLADLSDRYVIDKPMSEEDDGLVAIDEHMGGQRRSVKTLSGGETFILSLSMALALSDLASKNVEINSLFIDEGFGTLDPETLDQTLDTLEKLQAESSKTIGIISHVDSLKERIATQIQLTRNGQGYSSIEIKG from the coding sequence CGCGATTAGGAAAGATCACCAAAAACGAAATTATTGCCAAAGGCGCCATTCTTACCCGCAATCAAAAAGAAGCTTTTGCCAAAGTGACCTATAGTTGCAAAGCAGGAATTTATGCTTCAAAATGGTCGATTTCTACCAATAGAAACGATAATCTGCGTGATTACGAAATGGAAATTGCCGATTTGGCAACCGATAAATTGATCGATCTAAAAAAATCTGATGTTCCTGCGAAGAATGAAGATTTAATCGGTCTCAGTTACAATCAATTTATAAAAGCAGTTTTACTCGCTCAGGGTGAATTTGCACAGTTTTTAAAAGTAAATAAAGCCGAACGTGGCGAGCTTTTAGAAAAAATCACAGGAACCGGAATTTACCGTGAACTTGGAAAAAAAGCTTACGAAAAAAATAAAGAAGCCGGTAAGGAAATTTTACAACAGCAGCAAGAGATCGAAATTATTCAAAAATCATTGCTGAATGAAGAGGATCATGCTGAAGTTTCTAAAAATTACGCAACTCAGCAAGCGGCATGTGAACCCTTGGAAAAAGAAATTCAGCGGTTAACGAAATTTGTAGATCTAAAAGAAGAAATTAAAAATCAGCAATCCACGATTACTAAAATCTCTTCGGAAAAAACACAATCTGAAGCACGGCTGAAACATTTTAATGATACTAACGGAAAGTCACTCACTGCGCACGAAGAACTGCAAGAACACGGCAGTGATCTTAGAAAATGGAAACTCGGAAAAGATCAGCAAAACGAAATTGCTAAAGAAATCACTGAAATAGAAAGAAAGATTGGCCAAAATAAACATGATTTTTCTAATTTATATACCGAAGTTTCGCAATTACTAAAAACTGAAATTTCTACTGATGATTTTGAATCAAAATTAGATGCTTTTACCGCCAAAGTACAGCAGCTGGAAGAAGAGCGAAAAGAGAAACTACGGAATTACAGTCAGTTAATGGAAGAATTTAAGTTGAAGACTTCAGACTTATCCTTCAACTACAGCAAAAAGCCAGATGAAAATATTGTGCAGTTGCAAGCCATTTGTAATGCTGCTTCCAACCGAATTAAAAATTATGAAGCTGAATTATCGAATTTAGATCTTTGCGATCCTGAAGCTTTAAAAATTCAGCTAAAGGAGTTTACCGAAAAAACACGCGCTGCGCAAAAAGCGAATGCGAAAATTGATGAAAGTGATAAAGAGTTAAACCGAATCGCTTCAGAAAAAACGAATATTGAAAAACAAAGCGAAGCGCTTCCGCAGCAAATAAAAGAAGTAGAAACGAAAGTTCAGTTTCAGGAAAAAGACCTCAAAAATCTACAATTACAGCAAAAAAATCAGCTTTTAGAATCGAAATTAGAAGATTTACGACATAATTTAGAAAATAATGAGCCTTGCCCACTTTGTGGCGCAACGCATCATCCTTTTGCCGAGCATGCTCCTGAAAAGGACAATCAACTTGAAGAAAAAATTGCAGCACTTCAAAGAGAATTACAGACAAATTCATCGAATCTGGCTAAACTTCAGGCAAATTTAGAAAGTTTCCAGTCGCGACTTCAAAATCTTCAGAAAGAAGAACAACAATGGAAGTCGACTTCCGAAGAAAAAAGAGAAAGTTTTAGAACCATTTTTCAGGAATTTGAATTTGCTAGCGAAACGGTTTGGGAAGAAAAAATCACTGCCTTAAATCAACAATTTGAACTAATTGAGCAATGGGAAAAAGAGCAAAAACAATTAGTAATCGCCAAAGATGCGATTCCGCAGCAAGAAAAAACGCGGGAAGTTGTAAAAGCAGGAAGCGAAATTGCTAAAAAACTCAAAGACTTATATTCGGGTGACGATATTGCTGAAAAAAACCGAAAGTATCACCGCAGCTTTACCGAATTAAAGGAGCAAAGAAAATCTCTTGATGGACAACATAAACAGCTAAATAATCGGATTGAAAAAATGGCTTCAGAATTAGCAATTTTGGAGCAGCAGTTAAATGCGGTTTTACAGAACAAAGGCTATGCGTCAATAAAACAGGCTATTGAAAATTTACTGCCAGAAAAAGAGTATTTGCAGTTGCGTGAAAAGCGTGAAAAACTTCAGCAGGAAATAGCGAAATTAAAGACATCGCTGCAGTTGCTAGAAAAGCAATTTGCAGAAAAGAAAAAGCTTGATATCGAAGAAACCTCAGCGCAATTACATGAGCAGCTTAACGAAAAACGACAGAAACTAAACGAGATCAACGAGGTTTGTAAATCTTATTACCGCCAGTTGGAAAACCAAAAAGCAAGCCTACAAAAGATCGAAGAAATTAGTGCCGGAATTACCGAAAAAGAGCAAAAAATAAAGCGTTGGCGATTGCTTAATGAGCTGATTGGTGATGCAACCGGTAGAAAGTTTAATGAATTTGCACAGGATTTAACGCTTACACAGCTTATTGCTTTGGCTAACAATCGACTTGCAGATCTTAGCGATCGCTATGTGATCGACAAACCGATGAGCGAGGAAGATGATGGCCTTGTTGCAATCGATGAGCATATGGGCGGGCAGCGACGTTCGGTAAAAACTTTGTCGGGTGGTGAAACTTTTATTCTTAGTTTATCGATGGCGCTTGCTTTATCTGATCTAGCGTCTAAAAATGTAGAAATAAACAGCTTGTTTATCGATGAAGGTTTTGGGACATTGGATCCTGAAACTCTAGACCAAACTCTGGACACTTTAGAAAAATTACAGGCAGAATCATCAAAAACTATTGGTATTATTAGTCATGTGGATTCTCTAAAAGAACGCATTGCAACACAAATTCAACTAACACGTAATGGACAGGGCTACAGCTCTATAGAAATAAAGGGATAG
- a CDS encoding SGNH/GDSL hydrolase family protein yields MKKIVLTIAALSSLLSCKQTNEEAQAKLHSPQDTQYFSVSGRTDQRDSSLVMISPASKVTFKNTTEDTIVVYSKTDDPKQHAFWAVAVNGEYKGKTIVEGDTINSLQIPVSKSDTLIEVYKATEASTGNLVLSGIKAKNLAKAPTKPEAKIEFIGNSITSGFGNDNKEYPCDEGGWFDSHNAYYSYATIAANRLDADFVLSSISGWGMYRNWDVPGPTVPDVYDNLYLNEDSSKSYTSKDFNPDLISINLGTNDLSEGDGKHERLPFSEDDYVGAYIKFVQHLIDTRDNPEIAILDSPMVSGGREEILHRCLDSVASYFEGEGKEIHVFDFEPIPETGCGAHPSIEEDKMMADQIVPFYQEILDSKK; encoded by the coding sequence ATGAAGAAAATTGTACTTACCATAGCTGCATTATCCAGCTTATTAAGTTGTAAACAAACAAACGAAGAAGCCCAGGCAAAATTGCATTCACCGCAAGACACTCAATATTTTTCGGTTTCAGGAAGAACAGATCAAAGGGATTCTTCTTTAGTAATGATTAGTCCGGCCTCTAAAGTTACTTTTAAAAATACTACAGAAGATACCATCGTAGTGTATTCTAAAACCGACGATCCTAAGCAACACGCATTTTGGGCGGTTGCAGTAAATGGTGAATATAAAGGTAAAACCATTGTAGAAGGCGACACAATAAATTCGCTACAGATCCCTGTTAGCAAAAGTGATACTTTAATAGAAGTGTACAAAGCTACAGAAGCCAGTACAGGAAATTTAGTGCTAAGCGGTATTAAAGCTAAAAACTTAGCAAAAGCGCCTACTAAACCGGAAGCTAAAATTGAATTTATAGGGAACTCGATTACCTCTGGGTTTGGAAATGATAATAAAGAGTATCCATGTGACGAAGGTGGTTGGTTCGATTCGCATAATGCGTATTATTCTTATGCTACGATAGCAGCAAATCGATTGGACGCCGATTTCGTATTGTCTTCAATTTCTGGTTGGGGAATGTATAGAAATTGGGACGTTCCGGGACCAACAGTGCCCGATGTTTATGACAATCTTTATCTTAATGAGGATAGCTCAAAAAGTTATACTTCCAAAGATTTTAATCCAGATTTAATTAGTATCAATTTAGGAACTAACGATTTATCAGAAGGTGATGGTAAACATGAACGTTTACCGTTTAGCGAAGATGATTACGTTGGCGCTTATATAAAATTTGTTCAGCATTTAATCGACACCAGAGATAATCCTGAAATTGCCATTTTGGACAGCCCAATGGTATCTGGAGGGCGCGAAGAAATTTTACATAGATGCTTAGATAGCGTAGCTAGTTATTTTGAAGGAGAAGGAAAGGAAATTCATGTTTTTGATTTTGAACCGATTCCTGAGACTGGTTGTGGTGCGCACCCTTCTATTGAAGAAGATAAAATGATGGCAGATCAAATTGTACCATTTTACCAAGAAATTTTAGATTCTAAGAAGTAA
- a CDS encoding carboxypeptidase-like regulatory domain-containing protein: MKAKINTLLGFCFSVWLLTFLMVSPVMAKSLPSENNDPYQSFKGQVINAATEDPIQSAHINVKGTTISTISNSDGEFSLKLPKDMTDALISISALGYQTKELQLDYFKRADVIIAMQESVQELDEVSVYTKGDATGLVRKMMYNRDANYVSDEALMTAFYRETIKKGNRNISLSEAVTELHKQPYLSSKDDDISILKARKSTDYKRLDTVALKLRGGPFNALYIDVMKYPQFLFDVDKLEVYSFTYNKPTKIGARSLHVVDFKQNERDRPWYFGKLFIDSESFTLVKAVYSLNTDNRRVASRMFTSKKPNGVKVHPDNIQYQVDYREKDGKWFYSYGKADLEFVVNWKHKIFNSRYKVHSEMAITEWEKSNIIIAENKDFIKPAIVMVDDIDGFADVNFWGSSNIIEPDKSIQNAIEKIQKKIMD, translated from the coding sequence ATGAAAGCAAAAATTAATACTCTACTAGGTTTTTGTTTTTCTGTTTGGTTACTGACTTTCCTAATGGTGAGTCCGGTTATGGCGAAAAGCCTACCATCAGAAAATAACGATCCTTATCAATCTTTTAAAGGACAGGTAATAAATGCAGCTACGGAAGATCCAATTCAATCGGCGCATATTAATGTAAAAGGCACTACAATTTCGACAATTTCAAATTCAGATGGAGAGTTTTCTTTAAAACTTCCTAAAGATATGACAGATGCCTTAATTAGTATTTCGGCACTTGGTTACCAAACTAAAGAGCTTCAGCTAGATTATTTTAAACGTGCTGATGTGATCATCGCAATGCAGGAAAGCGTACAGGAATTAGACGAAGTGAGTGTTTATACAAAAGGTGACGCCACAGGATTGGTTAGAAAAATGATGTATAATCGTGATGCAAACTATGTAAGCGACGAAGCCTTGATGACCGCATTCTATCGGGAAACTATTAAAAAAGGAAACCGAAATATTTCTTTATCTGAAGCGGTGACTGAACTACATAAACAGCCTTATCTTTCTAGCAAGGATGATGATATTTCTATTTTAAAAGCAAGAAAAAGCACCGATTACAAACGTCTTGATACGGTTGCTTTAAAATTACGCGGCGGCCCTTTTAATGCACTCTATATTGATGTGATGAAGTATCCTCAATTTCTTTTTGATGTAGATAAATTAGAGGTGTACAGTTTTACCTATAACAAGCCTACTAAAATTGGCGCTCGCAGTCTTCATGTAGTAGATTTCAAACAAAATGAAAGAGACAGACCATGGTACTTTGGTAAACTTTTTATAGACAGTGAAAGTTTTACTCTGGTAAAAGCGGTTTATAGTTTAAATACCGATAATCGCAGGGTAGCAAGCAGAATGTTTACCAGCAAAAAACCGAACGGTGTAAAAGTACATCCAGATAACATCCAATATCAAGTAGACTATCGTGAAAAAGATGGAAAATGGTTTTATAGCTACGGAAAAGCAGATCTGGAATTTGTAGTAAACTGGAAACATAAAATCTTCAATTCTCGCTACAAAGTTCATAGTGAAATGGCTATTACAGAATGGGAAAAATCAAATATTATTATTGCTGAAAATAAAGACTTTATAAAACCTGCTATTGTTATGGTAGATGATATTGATGGATTTGCTGATGTTAACTTTTGGGGAAGTAGTAATATTATCGAACCCGATAAAAGCATACAAAATGCTATTGAAAAGATTCAGAAGAAAATAATGGACTAA
- a CDS encoding glycosyltransferase family 4 protein, whose protein sequence is MGTLFGNESSCLKKVFLETHNIQNLHSGFGQFNLNLAKSLSDESEFLTEHEVTLNCNNTDAKREIGKNLRYNTYHQITRYPFFRIKRKFNLWHSVNQNTKIEPFSDQIPYLLTIHDINFMEEDNGKRLDTRIQLFKEKLNRSTALVYISEFTKHQTHQYFDVPKVPEYVIYNGNPITNNSLSITDMAAKKNESLRPFIFCIGHVDEKKNFHTLVEMIKHLKGINLIIAGGAKSEYAEKLKLKIKKDKLENRVFLAGHISEVDKIFYYKNCMAFAFPSLREGFGLPVIEAMTFGKPVFLSNLSSLPEIGGQHSFYWENFDPKYMANLFEEGMSKYEDDQEKYSSIYAERAKSFSWTKAAKEYIEVYKSILEASPI, encoded by the coding sequence ATGGGAACACTGTTTGGTAATGAGTCTAGCTGCTTGAAGAAGGTTTTCTTGGAAACCCACAACATTCAAAATTTGCATTCTGGTTTTGGACAATTCAATTTGAATTTAGCTAAATCTCTAAGTGATGAGAGCGAATTTTTAACCGAGCACGAGGTCACCTTAAACTGTAATAACACCGATGCAAAAAGGGAAATCGGAAAAAACTTACGATATAATACGTATCATCAGATTACAAGATATCCGTTTTTCCGCATAAAGCGTAAGTTTAATTTGTGGCATTCGGTTAATCAGAACACTAAGATCGAACCGTTTTCAGATCAGATTCCTTATTTACTTACTATTCATGATATAAATTTTATGGAGGAGGACAACGGGAAACGATTGGATACCCGAATCCAGCTCTTTAAAGAAAAGCTAAATAGAAGTACTGCTCTGGTTTATATTTCAGAGTTTACTAAACATCAGACTCACCAATATTTTGATGTTCCAAAAGTGCCAGAATATGTTATTTATAATGGCAATCCAATAACTAACAACAGCTTATCCATAACCGATATGGCTGCTAAAAAGAATGAATCCCTAAGACCTTTTATATTTTGCATAGGACATGTAGATGAAAAAAAGAATTTTCATACTCTGGTCGAGATGATCAAACACTTAAAAGGTATCAATCTGATTATCGCGGGAGGCGCAAAAAGTGAATATGCTGAAAAGTTGAAATTGAAAATAAAAAAAGACAAATTAGAAAATAGAGTTTTTCTAGCCGGGCATATAAGTGAAGTAGATAAGATTTTCTATTATAAAAACTGTATGGCATTTGCTTTTCCGTCTTTGCGAGAAGGCTTTGGATTACCGGTAATCGAAGCAATGACGTTTGGTAAACCTGTTTTTCTTTCCAACCTTTCTTCTCTGCCTGAAATAGGAGGGCAGCACTCCTTTTATTGGGAAAACTTCGATCCTAAATATATGGCAAATCTCTTTGAAGAGGGAATGTCGAAATACGAAGATGATCAAGAAAAATATAGCTCAATTTATGCTGAACGTGCCAAAAGTTTCTCCTGGACAAAAGCGGCGAAAGAATACATTGAAGTGTATAAAAGTATTCTTGAAGCATCCCCAATTTAG
- a CDS encoding ABC transporter ATP-binding protein translates to MKNFKRFLKYLIPYRNYQILSIVFNILYALFSSLSMLSLLPMIKVLFEDGEKLTVKPVYQGIRDFDLHYFEDYLNYFITTTQISKGPLFTLIIVVGFVLSTFLLKNLFNYLSILYMTYLNNGILKDLRQDVYNKVIGLNVGFFSNERKGDLIARMTSDINTIKVSFMSVLMMIREPLTILFTLIGMIAISWKLTIFVFFFIPISGFLITKITKGIKSQSGNIFAMEGELLSNIEETLGGIKIIKNFNSESFFSKKFFDFTDNINNLNNSIGKTMSLAAPASEFLGIFAISILLIYGGSLVLVDQSLSGGAFIAYMGLAYQILTPAKAITKANHALQGGNAAYERVALILDAVDPLEEKPDAKVITGFNKEIKFTNVSFKYKEDYVLKNFNLTVPKGKVVALVGESGSGKSTLANLLTRFYDVTEGSITFDGVDIKEVTAASLRDQMGIVAQDSILFNDTIANNISLGIEEPEESKIIESAKIANAHNFISSFPKGYQYCVGDGGYQLSGGQRQRIAIARAVMKNPPIMILDEATSALDTESEKLVQDALENMMENRTSIVIAHRLSTIQNADLIVVMKNGLIIEKGTHHELLAQNGTYKNLVFLQSLHTAPVLVD, encoded by the coding sequence ATGAAAAATTTTAAACGATTTCTGAAATACCTTATTCCGTATAGAAATTATCAGATACTAAGTATTGTTTTCAATATTTTATATGCGCTTTTTTCTTCCTTATCAATGCTCTCCTTATTACCTATGATAAAGGTGTTGTTTGAAGATGGAGAGAAATTAACCGTAAAGCCGGTTTACCAAGGAATTCGAGATTTTGATCTTCATTATTTTGAAGATTACCTTAATTATTTTATTACAACTACCCAGATTTCTAAAGGACCGCTATTCACCTTAATTATTGTCGTAGGCTTTGTATTGAGTACATTTTTACTGAAAAATCTGTTCAACTATCTTTCAATTTTATACATGACGTATTTAAATAACGGAATTTTAAAAGATCTAAGACAGGATGTTTATAATAAAGTTATAGGCTTAAACGTAGGTTTTTTCTCTAATGAACGAAAGGGAGATCTTATCGCTAGAATGACTTCTGATATAAATACCATTAAAGTTTCTTTTATGAGTGTTTTAATGATGATTAGAGAACCCCTAACAATCTTATTTACGCTGATAGGAATGATAGCAATAAGTTGGAAATTAACCATTTTCGTTTTCTTTTTTATTCCTATTTCCGGGTTTCTTATTACTAAAATTACTAAAGGAATAAAAAGTCAGTCGGGGAATATTTTTGCAATGGAAGGGGAGCTTTTATCGAATATTGAAGAAACTTTGGGCGGAATAAAAATCATCAAAAACTTCAATTCTGAAAGTTTCTTTTCTAAAAAGTTTTTTGATTTTACAGACAATATAAACAACCTGAATAATTCTATTGGTAAAACAATGAGTCTTGCTGCGCCGGCCAGTGAATTTCTAGGAATTTTTGCAATTTCGATTTTGCTAATTTATGGCGGTTCTCTTGTTTTGGTCGATCAGTCTTTAAGCGGAGGTGCATTTATTGCTTATATGGGATTGGCTTATCAAATTTTAACTCCGGCTAAAGCGATTACCAAAGCAAACCATGCATTGCAAGGTGGAAATGCTGCTTACGAAAGAGTCGCTTTGATCTTGGATGCAGTAGATCCATTAGAAGAAAAACCGGATGCGAAGGTTATCACAGGTTTTAATAAAGAAATAAAATTTACGAACGTTTCCTTTAAATATAAAGAAGACTATGTTTTAAAAAACTTCAATCTAACGGTACCCAAAGGTAAAGTCGTGGCCTTGGTAGGAGAATCGGGCAGTGGAAAATCAACATTAGCTAATTTACTGACGCGTTTTTATGATGTTACCGAGGGCAGCATAACATTTGATGGTGTTGATATCAAAGAAGTAACTGCAGCTTCGCTAAGAGATCAAATGGGGATTGTTGCTCAGGATTCTATATTATTTAATGATACTATAGCCAATAATATTTCTCTGGGAATTGAAGAGCCTGAAGAAAGTAAAATTATTGAATCTGCAAAAATTGCGAACGCTCATAATTTTATAAGTTCTTTTCCTAAGGGCTATCAATATTGTGTGGGCGATGGCGGATATCAATTGTCGGGAGGGCAAAGACAACGAATAGCAATTGCGAGAGCAGTAATGAAAAATCCCCCAATTATGATTCTCGATGAAGCTACTTCAGCCTTAGATACCGAATCAGAAAAACTTGTTCAGGATGCGTTGGAGAATATGATGGAAAATAGAACCTCTATCGTCATTGCACATCGACTTTCCACAATTCAGAATGCAGATTTAATTGTAGTGATGAAAAACGGATTGATTATAGAAAAAGGAACACATCATGAACTTTTAGCACAAAATGGGACTTATAAAAATCTTGTTTTTCTCCAATCATTACATACCGCGCCTGTTTTAGTTGATTAA
- a CDS encoding glycosyltransferase, translated as MNTKNKGLNIIGYTNGEFGLGEAVRLNIEAAKSQAIPLHLIDYEKIKKNPERAVEFQYSVNLVQISLRDLDNFFRIIDPELFKFRYTILFLMWESEYLPPEHAENLSLFNEIWTASSFCKNIFKKVYNNPITIVPHPVAFKLNGIGKDSVRSFFDPKKFSFLFVFSYHSSMERKNPMFLLDAFTKAFSKADPVELVIKTVGAASFKKDSSQLIQTAAQHKNVKIYDIDLNKDGINHLINDCDCYVSMHHSEGFGLTLAEAMYLGKPTIATNYSGNTQFMNAENSFLVDYKLGSIQNADKNFCESTVWGHPLLEDAIEKLREAYFDKFSRDHKATSAKSYVENKLSFKNVGQIIKNRLEIIYTLSGDLISNQNAYLLNQLQYTKAENAHLKREIKRMKKNLIIRFVLFLKNQTRLIKNKWSAV; from the coding sequence ATGAATACAAAAAATAAAGGTTTAAACATCATCGGTTATACAAATGGTGAGTTTGGGTTAGGGGAAGCAGTTCGATTAAATATTGAAGCAGCCAAAAGTCAGGCAATACCACTTCATTTGATCGATTATGAAAAGATCAAGAAAAATCCAGAACGTGCTGTGGAGTTTCAATATTCGGTAAATTTAGTACAAATTTCTTTGAGAGATTTGGATAACTTCTTTAGAATTATAGATCCCGAATTATTCAAATTTCGATACACCATTTTGTTCCTAATGTGGGAATCTGAATATTTGCCACCAGAGCATGCCGAGAATCTTAGTTTATTCAACGAGATTTGGACGGCCTCTTCTTTCTGCAAAAATATATTTAAAAAAGTTTACAATAATCCGATAACGATCGTTCCGCATCCGGTAGCTTTTAAACTAAATGGTATCGGTAAGGATAGCGTACGTAGTTTTTTCGATCCTAAAAAGTTTAGTTTTCTATTCGTTTTTAGTTATCACAGTTCTATGGAAAGGAAGAACCCCATGTTTCTGCTCGATGCGTTTACCAAAGCATTTTCTAAAGCCGATCCTGTAGAACTGGTAATTAAAACCGTAGGAGCAGCATCCTTTAAAAAGGATAGCAGCCAATTAATACAAACAGCAGCGCAACACAAAAACGTAAAAATTTATGATATAGATTTAAATAAAGATGGAATAAATCATTTAATAAATGATTGTGACTGTTATGTTTCTATGCATCATTCAGAAGGTTTTGGTTTAACCCTTGCCGAAGCTATGTATTTAGGAAAGCCAACCATAGCGACAAACTATTCTGGGAATACGCAATTTATGAATGCTGAAAATAGTTTTTTGGTAGATTATAAACTGGGATCAATTCAGAATGCAGATAAGAATTTTTGCGAGAGTACCGTTTGGGGACATCCTCTTTTGGAAGATGCAATTGAAAAACTAAGAGAAGCTTACTTTGATAAATTCAGCAGGGATCATAAAGCAACTAGCGCAAAATCTTATGTAGAAAACAAACTTTCCTTTAAAAACGTAGGCCAAATTATCAAAAATCGACTTGAGATTATTTATACACTAAGTGGAGATCTTATTTCGAACCAAAATGCATATTTGCTAAATCAACTGCAGTATACAAAAGCTGAAAATGCACATCTCAAAAGAGAAATAAAACGAATGAAGAAAAATTTAATTATCCGATTTGTGCTATTTCTAAAAAATCAAACAAGGTTGATCAAAAATAAATGGAGCGCAGTTTAA
- the trhA gene encoding PAQR family membrane homeostasis protein TrhA: MRDRDRIKYYTKSEERLNVISHASGLLLSILGFILLIIKSAELGGTILKISYWIFGSSMVILYTASTLYHSVRERKLRYRLNILDHASIYILIAGTYTPFALVTLEGLVGWIIFGVIWALAVTGVILKLFFTGRFQTLSTIMYVAMGWIIVFAVKPLLDNLSGDGLFWLFSGGISYTIGAIIFSIDRLKFNHAIFHFFVLFGTFCHFLAIYYHVIPN, from the coding sequence ATGAGAGATCGCGATAGAATAAAATATTATACAAAGTCCGAAGAACGGCTAAATGTGATTTCGCATGCTTCAGGTTTGCTACTAAGTATTTTAGGCTTTATTCTACTTATCATCAAGTCGGCTGAGCTAGGCGGAACAATATTAAAAATAAGTTATTGGATTTTTGGGAGTAGTATGGTCATTCTTTATACGGCTTCTACACTTTATCATAGCGTTAGAGAACGCAAACTTCGATATAGACTCAATATTTTAGATCATGCTTCTATCTATATTCTTATTGCTGGAACGTATACACCATTTGCGCTTGTAACTTTGGAAGGATTGGTGGGTTGGATCATATTTGGTGTTATTTGGGCGCTTGCCGTAACCGGAGTTATACTGAAGTTATTTTTCACCGGTAGATTTCAAACCTTGAGTACGATTATGTACGTAGCAATGGGATGGATTATTGTTTTCGCGGTAAAACCTCTACTTGATAATCTTTCTGGAGATGGTTTATTTTGGCTTTTTTCTGGTGGAATTTCTTATACCATTGGAGCCATAATTTTTAGTATCGATCGATTAAAATTCAACCATGCGATTTTTCATTTCTTCGTATTGTTCGGTACATTTTGCCATTTTTTGGCTATTTATTATCATGTGATTCCTAATTAG